A genomic segment from Paenibacillus sp. FSL K6-1096 encodes:
- a CDS encoding AAA family ATPase, with the protein MMMSLAMNTITENERRDISNCILLGKLIEDYDDNIPGLGITRTAITYRSDDRVVIYIQPLSDEPKLLRRLGKDPKGVYITFDNRSQAFFRSIKYPYGENNVNLKMEFLKNHLKDRLILFRPQLNYRTDGTQNFHYNFDFVWVGDKIESDCYYAVPYVERNLSSQRFEKFLTETNKFAPFTMLNYPNLMDSPEFILCDKQIYYLTDPDALGTNPENRKLYFCKKPGDIYRMDLPADWQDNTRAAYQDLVFITEQYRMELKRLFAEQGRPINEERIVIPERSLVNSITERGSRTDEQPLDVTMKLTEINFINRLKHMAQAEDLFYEDHDLYNFHTALKTNFITILGGMSGTGKTRLATLYAQALGLTINDDCLVIPVSPSFTEPADILGYLNHQLAIYVESETGLVSFLKKASENTDKLYMVIFDEMNLGQVEHYFSPFISLLEMNEKDRHLTLFSENSICRDKTFFPRIQIGNNVIFVGTANFDETTKDFSKRLLDRANVIQLEKMDLTRAATIPHVEQSEFFGDGELVDAVLYRNKWTEKSKGILDLEAEEMTFLDDLHILMSNVDAQTGVSFRVVTAISNYLKNIPKDESGNPLLTRYRGLDYQVKQRLLTKLRGHREQLENLIGTFDFSMSAYKPGDLGAMFEDEQSWKYSREYLIQKAKELTRNGYTL; encoded by the coding sequence ATGATGATGAGCTTAGCTATGAATACCATAACTGAAAATGAAAGGAGGGATATTTCAAACTGTATATTACTGGGGAAACTTATAGAAGACTATGACGATAATATTCCAGGCCTTGGGATAACACGAACAGCTATTACGTACCGATCAGACGACCGAGTCGTTATTTACATACAACCCCTTTCCGATGAACCGAAACTTCTCAGGAGATTAGGGAAAGATCCTAAGGGTGTATATATTACATTTGATAACCGCAGCCAAGCATTTTTTCGATCAATTAAATATCCTTACGGTGAAAATAATGTCAATTTGAAAATGGAATTCTTAAAGAATCATTTGAAGGATAGACTTATCTTATTTCGTCCCCAATTAAATTATCGTACAGATGGCACTCAGAATTTTCATTATAATTTTGATTTCGTTTGGGTGGGAGACAAGATTGAAAGTGACTGCTACTACGCAGTTCCTTACGTTGAACGTAACTTGTCTTCCCAGCGGTTTGAAAAATTTCTTACAGAAACAAATAAATTTGCTCCATTTACCATGCTCAATTATCCTAACCTCATGGATTCGCCAGAATTTATACTTTGTGACAAACAGATCTACTATTTGACTGATCCAGATGCTCTGGGAACCAATCCAGAGAATCGGAAATTGTATTTTTGCAAGAAACCCGGTGATATTTACCGGATGGATCTGCCAGCGGATTGGCAGGACAATACCCGCGCAGCTTATCAAGACCTTGTATTCATTACAGAACAATATCGAATGGAGCTTAAACGATTATTTGCTGAACAGGGCCGCCCTATTAACGAAGAGCGTATCGTAATACCCGAGCGCTCGCTGGTCAATAGCATCACCGAGCGAGGGAGTCGTACTGATGAACAGCCGTTAGACGTTACGATGAAGTTGACCGAGATTAACTTCATTAATAGGCTGAAACATATGGCTCAGGCCGAGGATTTATTTTATGAAGACCATGATCTTTACAATTTTCATACTGCATTAAAAACAAACTTTATTACTATCTTGGGCGGGATGTCTGGAACCGGAAAAACTAGACTCGCTACCCTCTATGCCCAAGCTCTTGGTCTTACGATAAACGATGACTGTTTAGTCATTCCCGTTAGCCCTTCTTTTACTGAACCAGCTGATATCTTGGGCTATCTTAATCATCAACTTGCCATCTATGTGGAAAGCGAAACAGGCTTAGTATCCTTTTTAAAAAAAGCTTCAGAGAACACAGACAAACTTTATATGGTAATATTTGACGAAATGAATTTGGGTCAGGTCGAACATTATTTTAGTCCGTTCATTTCGTTGTTGGAAATGAATGAAAAAGATCGGCATCTAACCCTCTTTAGTGAAAATTCCATCTGCCGGGACAAGACCTTTTTTCCCCGGATTCAGATAGGCAACAACGTGATTTTTGTGGGAACGGCAAATTTTGATGAGACCACCAAAGATTTCAGTAAACGTCTTCTCGACCGCGCCAATGTTATCCAACTGGAAAAGATGGATCTTACTCGTGCAGCCACAATCCCTCATGTGGAGCAAAGTGAATTCTTCGGCGATGGAGAACTAGTGGATGCTGTCCTTTACCGTAACAAGTGGACCGAAAAGTCTAAAGGAATCCTAGACTTGGAGGCTGAAGAAATGACATTCTTGGACGATCTTCATATACTGATGTCCAATGTCGATGCTCAAACGGGAGTTTCTTTCCGGGTAGTCACTGCGATTAGCAATTATCTCAAGAACATTCCAAAAGATGAAAGTGGCAATCCACTGCTTACACGATACCGAGGTTTAGATTACCAAGTGAAGCAGCGGTTGTTAACGAAATTACGTGGGCATCGCGAGCAGTTAGAGAACCTAATTGGAACCTTCGATTTTTCCATGAGTGCCTACAAACCGGGGGATCTTGGCGCCATGTTTGAAGATGAGCAGAGTTGGAAGTATTCTCGAGAGTATCTGATTCAAAAAGCGAAAGAGTTGACTCGGAATGGCTATACACTATAA
- a CDS encoding amidase family protein, with amino-acid sequence MSKLKRLRRTKRQVIATSIALSVIASGVIPFQTADALTRVTSSSGTVWEIHDAFAPSLDTGSLRTVGATQVQGFGNIFVKVSSPSASLMNGQMMRGFDLKYDGVNRFTSSQSVNLGNVTVTRDVYVDTINNRTRFFDTFTNKNDMAVQVDVSFGGSLGYGTSANASVVKATYTNDLDVTTDDSWIVVDSSARNNKPLGVAVGSPHPFNNGLTALGNQQQNPFTTPLAKSGNEANFYGFINTLNLEPGQSKSLVHFVQVGEAGEAGLNNLVTTLNGLNQQLDVSGLTPAQIRSISNWDTSGIEGLNAGDTLFVPEAPAAQSFVTSSPYDVVNKSIAEMQQDMISGKTTSVQITQAYLDRIKAYDLGQLGFHAFLHVSETALAQAKAADDARAQGASGDLLGIPIAIKDIYDTKDMPTTGGSKALEGWRPESDAFQVNKLREAGAVIIGKVNTSEFANSGSFSESGWMQTWNALYPSKTSFGSSGGSAVSVAADFAAAAMGSQTGVSLYAPTTGASLKSFRGTDGMASTTGVLPLTWGQDYAGPIAKTVTDLAIMLNATTGTDPQDIFTVTADADHKRPENWKDSLDAGALKGKKIGYIPSSFVSSYADDDTGQAVMNKFSELQAAGATMVEMSKMPSAPTRPSGINGSTEGWARYIELHKAFPYADGASVLASDKVLIYNQRSYTAPTRMTEQAVQDYIKYRTDYKEVIKGWMDENGVDAVVYAGFISDVYNNDAAASQLSSDRGTGVLTSNVGLPTVVVPVGTNDSGYSVSMQLVGRAWDDAKVLGMGYALEQQSQARLLTAFAPALQYVPNPTDPDPVDNEPSNPSNPSPGGGTGTPPVTATPTPTPTATPAPTATPAATPTPTPEVVSFTDTLNHWAKASIDLLISKGLLTGYEDGTFRPNAGLTRAEAIKVITTHMGLDGQASSFTDVSGSHWANKYIGAAASAGLMNGYSDGTFRPNAKISRSELATLITRAFKLTGTGTASFKDVNKEAWYYNSIDALASNKIITGYEDGTFKPAKDITRAEFATMVARLLEGGK; translated from the coding sequence ATGAGTAAGTTGAAACGTTTGCGTAGAACGAAGAGGCAAGTTATAGCTACTTCCATTGCATTATCTGTCATTGCTTCAGGAGTCATTCCGTTTCAAACCGCTGATGCTTTAACCCGGGTCACTTCATCCAGTGGCACCGTCTGGGAGATTCACGATGCTTTTGCTCCCAGCTTAGACACAGGAAGCTTGCGTACCGTCGGCGCTACACAAGTACAAGGCTTCGGTAATATTTTTGTTAAGGTATCCTCGCCTTCCGCCTCCCTAATGAATGGACAAATGATGCGCGGCTTTGACCTCAAATACGATGGCGTTAACCGATTCACTTCCTCTCAATCTGTTAATCTGGGAAATGTAACCGTCACCCGTGATGTGTATGTAGATACTATCAATAATAGAACTAGATTCTTTGATACTTTTACCAATAAGAATGATATGGCTGTACAGGTCGATGTCTCCTTCGGCGGCTCCTTAGGATATGGCACATCAGCTAACGCTTCGGTGGTCAAGGCCACCTACACTAATGATCTGGACGTAACGACAGACGATTCATGGATTGTTGTCGATAGCAGTGCCAGAAACAATAAACCTCTAGGTGTTGCAGTCGGGTCTCCACATCCTTTTAATAATGGATTAACCGCTCTCGGGAATCAGCAGCAGAATCCATTCACCACACCTCTGGCTAAGTCCGGTAATGAGGCGAATTTCTACGGCTTTATTAATACCTTAAATCTGGAGCCGGGCCAGTCGAAATCCCTGGTACATTTTGTGCAAGTTGGAGAAGCCGGTGAAGCTGGACTGAACAATCTGGTAACCACGCTTAACGGGCTGAATCAGCAGCTGGATGTGTCCGGCTTAACCCCTGCCCAGATCCGCTCCATCAGCAACTGGGATACCTCAGGTATAGAGGGGCTTAATGCTGGAGATACCCTGTTCGTTCCAGAGGCTCCTGCAGCGCAAAGCTTCGTTACCTCCTCCCCCTACGATGTTGTGAACAAATCCATTGCCGAGATGCAGCAGGATATGATTAGCGGTAAAACGACTTCTGTCCAAATTACGCAAGCGTATCTGGATCGGATCAAGGCTTACGATTTGGGGCAGCTTGGCTTCCATGCCTTCCTGCATGTATCCGAAACTGCGCTGGCGCAAGCCAAAGCAGCTGACGATGCCCGTGCGCAAGGTGCTTCAGGCGATCTGCTGGGAATTCCAATTGCGATCAAAGACATCTATGACACCAAAGACATGCCTACAACCGGCGGCAGTAAAGCGCTTGAAGGCTGGCGGCCGGAATCGGATGCCTTCCAGGTGAATAAGCTGCGGGAAGCCGGCGCGGTCATTATTGGTAAAGTGAATACTTCGGAATTCGCCAACAGCGGAAGCTTCAGTGAAAGCGGCTGGATGCAGACATGGAATGCGCTCTATCCATCCAAAACCTCTTTTGGCTCCAGCGGCGGGTCGGCCGTATCGGTGGCAGCTGATTTTGCAGCGGCAGCTATGGGATCGCAAACAGGGGTATCTCTCTATGCCCCGACGACAGGCGCCAGCTTAAAGAGCTTCCGCGGTACAGACGGCATGGCCAGTACGACAGGTGTACTGCCGCTCACTTGGGGACAGGATTATGCGGGGCCCATTGCCAAAACCGTAACAGACCTGGCCATTATGCTGAATGCAACAACGGGTACGGACCCGCAGGATATTTTCACCGTAACTGCTGATGCAGATCATAAACGTCCGGAGAACTGGAAGGATTCCCTGGATGCTGGCGCATTAAAAGGAAAGAAAATCGGATACATCCCATCATCCTTTGTCTCCAGCTACGCAGATGATGATACCGGACAAGCAGTAATGAATAAGTTCTCAGAGCTTCAGGCCGCAGGCGCAACCATGGTTGAGATGTCAAAAATGCCATCAGCCCCTACCCGTCCGTCGGGCATTAACGGTTCTACGGAAGGCTGGGCACGCTACATTGAGCTTCATAAGGCCTTCCCTTACGCAGATGGAGCAAGTGTACTCGCTTCAGATAAGGTGCTTATCTATAATCAGAGATCATATACTGCACCTACGCGGATGACGGAACAGGCTGTACAGGATTACATCAAGTATAGAACGGATTATAAAGAAGTGATCAAAGGCTGGATGGACGAGAACGGCGTAGATGCCGTTGTATATGCAGGCTTCATCAGTGACGTATACAACAATGACGCAGCAGCCTCTCAGTTAAGTTCGGACCGTGGCACAGGCGTATTAACGTCTAATGTCGGTCTCCCTACGGTAGTGGTTCCTGTAGGAACGAACGACAGCGGATATTCGGTCTCCATGCAGCTTGTGGGCAGAGCGTGGGACGATGCCAAGGTTCTGGGTATGGGCTACGCGCTTGAGCAGCAAAGTCAAGCCAGACTGCTGACCGCCTTCGCTCCAGCACTTCAATATGTTCCAAACCCTACTGATCCCGATCCAGTAGATAATGAACCAAGCAATCCTAGCAATCCAAGTCCTGGAGGAGGTACCGGAACTCCACCGGTAACAGCAACGCCTACACCAACACCTACAGCGACACCGGCTCCTACAGCAACACCAGCAGCAACACCAACACCTACGCCGGAAGTGGTCAGCTTTACCGATACACTGAATCATTGGGCAAAAGCAAGCATTGACCTGCTGATTTCCAAAGGATTACTAACAGGTTATGAAGATGGAACCTTCCGTCCGAATGCAGGCTTGACCCGTGCCGAAGCCATTAAGGTGATTACAACACACATGGGACTCGACGGACAAGCAAGCAGCTTCACAGATGTATCTGGGTCGCATTGGGCCAATAAATACATCGGCGCAGCCGCCAGTGCCGGCCTGATGAACGGCTACAGCGACGGCACCTTCCGTCCAAACGCTAAGATTAGCCGCAGTGAATTAGCAACACTAATCACCAGAGCCTTCAAGCTGACGGGAACCGGAACAGCATCATTCAAAGATGTTAACAAAGAGGCATGGTATTATAACTCCATCGATGCACTCGCATCCAATAAAATTATTACCGGATACGAAGACGGTACCTTTAAGCCTGCTAAAGACATTACCCGGGCAGAGTTCGCTACTATGGTAGCGAGGTTGTTGGAGGGTGGGAAGTAA
- a CDS encoding DUF6037 family protein, with protein MANIFENLKLLKKDMEDRSWVIESFIFSYNNEDFIVLVKLFVENEKKKEKYALLKLEFLRQSDLKSSLQVEANSNALFIDTKRLREYFKIEYNENLGDILRQFKEYFSRFIPKEVVEDKTDEQLRAIVASLSKSDSENPNKLYCYQVRRNGCKSDGTLAQRSLYNDNKARILRPFLYSKLKKEKNISFCFSENENDENTNETILANWVKNKQ; from the coding sequence ATGGCTAACATTTTTGAAAATTTAAAGTTATTAAAAAAGGATATGGAAGATAGAAGTTGGGTAATTGAGTCGTTTATATTTAGCTATAACAATGAAGATTTTATCGTATTAGTAAAGTTGTTTGTGGAAAATGAAAAAAAGAAAGAAAAATACGCACTATTAAAATTAGAATTTTTAAGACAGTCTGATTTAAAGAGTAGCCTGCAAGTCGAAGCAAACTCTAATGCATTGTTTATTGATACAAAAAGACTGAGAGAGTATTTTAAAATAGAATATAATGAAAATCTGGGAGATATACTTCGACAATTTAAGGAATATTTTTCGAGGTTCATTCCCAAAGAGGTGGTTGAAGATAAGACTGATGAACAATTGAGAGCAATTGTTGCTTCTTTGAGTAAAAGTGATTCTGAAAACCCTAATAAATTGTATTGCTATCAAGTTAGGAGGAATGGATGTAAATCGGATGGAACGTTAGCTCAAAGAAGTCTTTACAATGATAATAAGGCTAGAATCTTACGACCATTTTTGTATTCAAAATTAAAAAAGGAAAAAAATATAAGTTTTTGTTTTTCGGAAAATGAAAATGATGAAAATACTAATGAAACAATATTGGCAAATTGGGTTAAGAACAAGCAATGA
- a CDS encoding glycoside hydrolase family 130 protein yields the protein MSYNHTPVIGALASTPLIRRHPANPVLDAARVPYPTALVFNAGVVKFGGRYVMVFRNDYGSLEQQTLEPSHTTDLGIAFSEDGIHWTAGPKPVFKLQGEEVVRGYDPRLTVIDGRCYMCFAVDTRHGIRGGIAVTDDFESFEILSLSTPDLRNMVLFPEKINGNYVRLERPFTVYSRGGKDRFDTWIAESPDLIYWGRSDLLLAVEQVPFANDKIGPAAPPVKTDKGWLTTFHAVDLDPARGKNGWEPSWKKRYTAGIMLLDLDNPKKILGMSASPLLAPEAPYEIDGGFRNDVIFPGGMILEDDGEVKIYYGAADTVECLATAHVDDLIRLCLGQ from the coding sequence ATGAGTTATAACCATACACCCGTTATAGGAGCTCTGGCATCCACTCCCCTCATCCGCCGTCATCCGGCCAACCCTGTGCTGGATGCAGCGCGGGTGCCTTATCCCACCGCACTTGTGTTTAACGCGGGAGTGGTGAAGTTCGGCGGCCGGTACGTGATGGTATTCCGCAATGACTACGGCTCGCTTGAGCAGCAGACCCTGGAGCCGTCTCATACAACGGATCTCGGTATAGCATTCAGTGAAGACGGGATTCACTGGACGGCCGGGCCGAAGCCGGTGTTCAAGCTGCAGGGCGAAGAGGTTGTGCGCGGATATGATCCGCGGCTGACGGTGATCGATGGTCGTTGCTACATGTGCTTCGCTGTAGATACACGGCATGGCATCCGGGGCGGGATCGCAGTCACAGATGACTTCGAATCCTTTGAAATCTTAAGCCTGTCTACGCCGGACCTGCGGAATATGGTGCTGTTCCCGGAGAAGATCAACGGCAACTATGTGCGGCTGGAACGGCCGTTCACCGTATACAGCCGCGGAGGCAAGGACCGGTTCGACACATGGATCGCAGAGTCGCCGGATCTCATCTATTGGGGACGTTCCGATCTGTTGCTGGCCGTGGAGCAGGTCCCGTTCGCCAATGACAAGATCGGCCCGGCAGCACCGCCGGTGAAGACAGACAAGGGCTGGCTCACCACCTTCCATGCGGTGGACCTTGATCCCGCCAGAGGCAAGAACGGCTGGGAGCCATCCTGGAAGAAGCGGTATACAGCAGGCATTATGCTGCTTGACCTGGACAATCCGAAGAAAATCCTCGGGATGAGCGCCTCTCCGCTGCTCGCCCCTGAAGCCCCCTACGAAATCGACGGAGGCTTCCGCAATGACGTCATCTTCCCCGGCGGCATGATCCTGGAGGACGACGGCGAAGTCAAAATCTATTACGGTGCGGCCGACACCGTGGAATGTTTGGCCACCGCCCATGTGGATGATTTGATCAGGCTTTGTTTGGGGCAGTAA
- a CDS encoding protein phosphatase 2C domain-containing protein, whose translation MEQTWEQFSWTGSEEMYLDHPATSTLNRIVIGRYGGNTAAGADKNEDGVYVLSEPGSGWEFAVLLDAHNTAESAELLVRTINGEAAEIIRLLALPVQQAFRELEAFLLSIFQSEAFIRQCQQVTGETACLICVRMENYLWWFSVGDNSLYLLHPELTARGQYALNQRNYYEWIGFVNTFAQPVPCYSSGIRELRQGRNVIVMTTDGLLEVGARLLEDPRRLYEAFTGKEDEDLEKCVAEALTGVHEQLGWDSATVVAWSYDNGKAGAMPSD comes from the coding sequence ATGGAACAGACATGGGAACAATTCAGTTGGACAGGCAGCGAGGAGATGTATCTGGATCATCCGGCAACCTCCACACTGAACAGGATCGTTATCGGCCGGTACGGCGGGAACACGGCGGCAGGTGCTGATAAGAATGAAGACGGTGTCTATGTATTAAGCGAGCCGGGCAGCGGCTGGGAGTTCGCGGTGCTCCTGGATGCGCACAATACGGCGGAAAGTGCTGAACTGCTGGTTCGCACGATCAACGGCGAAGCAGCTGAGATCATCAGACTTCTGGCGCTGCCGGTTCAGCAGGCGTTCCGGGAGCTGGAGGCTTTTCTGTTGTCTATTTTCCAGTCGGAGGCATTTATTCGCCAGTGCCAGCAGGTAACGGGGGAGACCGCGTGCCTGATCTGTGTGCGTATGGAAAATTACCTCTGGTGGTTCTCGGTGGGAGATAACTCACTGTATCTGCTGCACCCCGAGCTGACGGCCCGCGGGCAGTATGCGCTTAATCAGCGCAATTATTATGAGTGGATCGGCTTCGTCAACACCTTCGCCCAGCCCGTCCCTTGTTACTCCTCCGGCATCCGCGAGCTGCGGCAGGGCCGCAACGTGATCGTGATGACCACAGACGGCCTGCTGGAGGTGGGCGCACGGCTGCTGGAGGACCCGCGAAGGCTGTATGAAGCTTTTACAGGGAAAGAGGATGAGGATCTGGAGAAATGTGTGGCGGAAGCATTGACGGGTGTGCATGAGCAGCTTGGGTGGGACAGCGCCACAGTGGTGGCTTGGAGCTATGATAATGGCAAGGCGGGGGCGATGCCGAGTGATTAG
- the sigK gene encoding RNA polymerase sporulation sigma factor SigK encodes MPGIISTIALLIKELTLLVSYVRNNAFPQPLSEQDESKYLGMMAEGDAKARNLLIEHNLRLVAHIVKKFDNTGEDMEDLISIGTIGLIKAIESYRPNKGTKLATFAARCIENEILMHLRSLKKTRKDVSLHDPIGTDKEGNEITLIDILGSETDDVIKEVDLKIEKSKIYRNLDILDDREKEVVVGRFGLDTGGEERTQREIAKELGISRSYVSRIEKRALMKLYHEFYKAKR; translated from the coding sequence TTGCCTGGAATCATAAGCACGATTGCGCTGCTGATCAAAGAACTGACGCTGCTGGTATCTTACGTAAGGAACAACGCTTTTCCCCAGCCTCTATCGGAGCAGGACGAGAGCAAATACTTAGGCATGATGGCCGAGGGAGATGCCAAGGCACGGAACCTGCTGATCGAGCATAACCTGCGGCTGGTTGCCCATATAGTCAAGAAATTCGACAACACCGGCGAAGACATGGAGGACCTGATCTCTATCGGCACCATCGGCCTGATCAAGGCCATTGAGAGCTACCGCCCGAACAAGGGCACGAAGCTGGCTACTTTTGCGGCCCGGTGTATCGAGAACGAGATCCTGATGCATCTCCGGTCGCTCAAAAAAACACGTAAAGACGTATCCCTCCACGATCCAATTGGCACGGATAAGGAAGGCAATGAGATCACCCTGATCGACATCCTCGGCTCGGAGACCGACGATGTGATCAAGGAAGTGGATCTGAAGATTGAGAAGAGCAAGATCTATCGGAATCTGGATATTCTGGATGATCGGGAGAAGGAAGTTGTGGTCGGCCGCTTCGGACTGGACACGGGCGGGGAAGAGCGGACACAGCGGGAAATTGCGAAGGAGTTGGGAATCTCGCGGAGCTATGTGTCGCGGATTGAGAAGAGGGCGCTGATGAAGCTGTATCATGAGTTTTATAAGGCGAAGCGGTGA
- a CDS encoding alpha/beta hydrolase, translating into MIYSKYAGRGTPSVVFVAGLGDGSDTWNGVQERISQETSTFTYDRPGTGRSQAVPGPRSCADLVEELSGLLQKLNILPPYILVGHSFGGLVARLFAARYPELVLGMVLIDAAVEYKELAYERVLHDKLVVHNREYYLNPLMNKESIDKPRSYMQVAELTQISDLNISIIMRGLPDTYNEEWPNEAILRIDQEMQAEVQKLYPSSQCRIAAGSRHYIHQDEPEIVIEEIMAMIKGRA; encoded by the coding sequence ATGATCTACAGCAAATACGCAGGAAGAGGCACGCCCAGTGTTGTCTTTGTAGCAGGCTTAGGTGACGGCAGTGATACTTGGAATGGCGTGCAGGAGAGAATTAGTCAAGAGACTTCAACGTTCACATATGACAGGCCAGGAACAGGGAGAAGTCAGGCTGTGCCTGGGCCGCGCAGCTGTGCCGACTTGGTGGAGGAATTATCCGGATTATTGCAGAAACTGAACATATTACCGCCCTATATTTTAGTGGGACACTCGTTTGGAGGTCTGGTCGCAAGATTATTTGCAGCCAGATATCCTGAGCTTGTCTTGGGTATGGTTCTTATTGATGCTGCCGTTGAATATAAGGAGCTTGCCTATGAGCGGGTATTGCATGACAAGCTCGTTGTCCATAACCGGGAGTATTACTTAAACCCTTTGATGAACAAGGAGAGCATCGACAAGCCGCGAAGTTATATGCAAGTGGCAGAATTAACGCAGATAAGCGATTTGAATATTTCTATCATTATGCGAGGCTTGCCGGACACTTACAATGAAGAATGGCCGAATGAAGCCATCCTGAGAATCGACCAGGAGATGCAAGCGGAGGTTCAGAAATTATATCCTTCGAGCCAGTGCCGGATAGCGGCTGGTAGCAGGCATTATATTCATCAGGATGAACCGGAGATTGTAATTGAAGAGATTATGGCTATGATCAAAGGAAGAGCGTGA
- a CDS encoding restriction endonuclease, which translates to MARSFGSTVNRIIKETAKAQRAAERSRNATIREQERHLRLQRQYEREQERALRQTIREQKAYEKEQRVLYIEGRKGETNDLNAEIHYRLNEFKSIISETLSVDGRFSFETLYKKDEYPAYVEPYVKPVPANSVPVREHYFGRVATEPPFIERIIGLGKKARLKVIEAAEKEYKYALREYEAAEMRRSERIKENDIFLSTAREEYDEAKRLYLEEIASYNSSIDDFKNNYFNKEKEEIEAYNTLVLERSNYGDIFPQTFDMFYLEESKELLVEYDLPDVTTVPQNKEYKYIQSRDEIKGVPFKPKELNEIYSILVASIALRTLHELFEADQGGHLDSIVFNGVVSTVDLSTGLDIRPCILTIQTRKEEFMKFDLARVDILACVKGLKAQLSPSVTELTPVKPIVDLVMYDKRFVNERDMISTLDSRTNLLHMDPFDFEHLVCNLFSKIGLESKLTRSSRDGGVDVIAFDPRPVFGGKYVIQAKRYKNTVEIAAVRDLYGTMMNENASKGILVTTSTYGPDARSFAKDKPIELIDGRVLLHMLEEQGIYAKIQL; encoded by the coding sequence GTGGCTCGAAGTTTCGGAAGTACAGTTAATAGAATCATAAAAGAAACAGCAAAAGCACAGCGCGCAGCAGAAAGATCCAGAAATGCTACTATTCGTGAGCAGGAAAGGCATTTAAGACTGCAACGGCAATACGAACGTGAGCAGGAGCGTGCACTTAGACAAACGATACGTGAACAAAAGGCATATGAGAAAGAACAAAGAGTGTTATACATAGAAGGGCGTAAAGGAGAAACTAATGATTTAAATGCTGAGATCCATTACCGCCTGAACGAATTTAAATCCATTATAAGTGAAACACTCAGTGTGGACGGGAGGTTTTCTTTTGAAACATTATATAAGAAAGATGAATACCCTGCGTACGTGGAACCCTATGTTAAGCCAGTTCCTGCAAACTCTGTACCGGTGAGAGAACACTATTTTGGAAGAGTAGCTACGGAACCCCCTTTTATAGAGAGGATCATTGGCTTAGGGAAAAAGGCGCGCCTGAAGGTTATTGAAGCAGCGGAGAAAGAGTACAAGTATGCTCTTCGTGAATATGAAGCTGCAGAAATGAGAAGAAGTGAACGGATTAAGGAAAATGATATTTTTCTCAGCACTGCAAGAGAAGAATATGACGAGGCAAAGCGCTTGTATCTCGAGGAAATAGCTTCTTATAATAGCTCAATTGATGATTTTAAGAATAACTATTTCAATAAAGAAAAAGAGGAAATAGAAGCTTACAACACTCTGGTTTTGGAACGATCCAATTACGGTGACATCTTTCCGCAAACCTTTGATATGTTTTATTTGGAAGAGAGCAAAGAATTATTAGTAGAGTATGATTTACCTGATGTGACAACTGTGCCACAGAATAAGGAATATAAGTATATACAGAGCCGGGATGAGATTAAAGGGGTTCCTTTTAAACCCAAAGAATTGAATGAAATCTATTCTATACTTGTAGCTTCAATAGCCCTCAGGACACTTCATGAGCTGTTTGAAGCTGACCAAGGCGGACATTTGGATTCCATAGTGTTTAATGGAGTGGTATCTACAGTGGATTTAAGTACAGGGCTCGACATCCGGCCGTGTATATTAACCATTCAGACCCGTAAAGAAGAATTTATGAAATTCGATCTCGCTAGAGTTGATATTCTTGCCTGTGTTAAAGGTTTAAAAGCACAACTTTCTCCTTCAGTAACTGAACTAACCCCTGTCAAACCTATTGTCGATCTTGTCATGTATGATAAACGATTTGTAAATGAAAGAGATATGATATCTACACTTGATTCTCGGACTAACCTTTTGCACATGGACCCTTTTGATTTTGAACACCTGGTATGTAACCTGTTTTCGAAAATTGGTCTTGAATCCAAACTGACGCGTTCTAGCCGAGATGGTGGAGTGGATGTGATTGCTTTTGACCCGCGCCCTGTCTTTGGTGGGAAATATGTGATTCAGGCAAAAAGATATAAAAATACTGTAGAGATAGCTGCAGTCCGCGACTTGTACGGTACCATGATGAACGAGAATGCATCGAAGGGGATTTTGGTGACTACATCAACGTATGGACCTGATGCCAGAAGCTTTGCCAAGGACAAGCCTATTGAGTTAATTGATGGCCGGGTGCTTCTGCATATGTTAGAGGAGCAGGGAATTTATGCGAAGATACAGTTGTGA